The sequence CAGAGCGCCAGGTACTCCTTGTGCACGTCACGCGAGACGAACAGCCGCCCCAGCACCCGGCAGGACTCCGTGGTGCGCCCGCAGACGACCAGCCCGCTGGTCTCCCTGTCCAACCGGTGCGCGGGCTCGGCGAAGCGCTCACCGAAGCGCTCCCGCAGGAGCGTGACGAGGGTGCCCTTGTGGTAGCGCGCCGTGGGGTGGATGGGCAGGCCCGCGGGCTTGTCCAGCACCAGCAGCCAGTCGTCCTGGAACACCACGGGCAATTCCGTGGGCGTGTCCGGCTCCTCGCTGGCGCGGCGGCGGATGCGGAAGGCCAGCCCCGGGTACACCGGCGTGGACGGCTTCAGGCGCCGCTCCTCGCAGATGACACCCCTCAGGATGACGCCCTGGAGCCGCTCCCGCGTCATCCGGCGGAGCTTCTCACCCAGGTACTCATCCAGCCGCCAACCCGCGTAGTTCGGCTCGACGACGTAGCGGATGTCGACGTAGCCCTCGGGGGCTTCTTCCTGCGGTGCGCTGTGCATGGGCCTGCCGGCGCTCTACCACGGCGGGCCCTCCTGCACAGACGGGGATGGACGAGCAGGCGGGCCCACGCAGTGCCGGGCCCCCCTCCATCATCTGCCATCAGGCCGAGGCCGCCTGAATCGGCCGGTCCTCGACGCCCAGGAAGCTCGCGAACAGGTCCGCGATGCGCTCGGCGGCGCGGCCATCCCAGAACTCGGGCACGCGGCCCTGCTTGCCTTCACCATCCAGCACGCGGTCGGCGGCCAGACGGATGCGGACCGGGTCGGTGCCCACCACCTCGTTGGAGCCTTCCTCCACGGTGATGGGGCGCTCGGTCTGCTCGCGCAGGGTGAGGCACGGGATGCCCATGGCCGTCGTCTCCTCCTGGAGGCCGCCGGAGTCGGTGAGCACCAGGCGCGCCTTCGACGTGAGCGCCAGGAAGTCCAGGTAGCCCATGGGCTCCACGGGCCGCAGGTTCGGCGTGCGCTCGAACCACGTGTTCAGGCCATGCTCCGAAATCACCTTCCGCGTGCGCGGGTGCACCGGGAAGATGACCGGCAGGCGCGTGGCGACGTGGGCCACCGCGGACAGGAGGCCGCCCAGAATCTTGGGGTCGTCCACGTTGGAGGGCCGGTGCAGCGTGCACACCGCGTAGCCGTGGGGGATGAGCCCCAGGTCCTTGAGCAGCGGCAGCTTGTCGGCCTTCTCGCGCGAGGCGAAGAGCGAGTCGATCATCACGTTGCCCACGAAGTGGATGCGGGCCGGGTCGGTGCCTTCCTTGAGCAGGTTGGCGTCCGCGTCACGTGACGGCGTCAGCAGCAGGTCCGACAGGCGGTCGGTGACGAGGCGGTTGATCTCCTCCGGTTGGTGTGGCGAGTAGCTGCGCAACCCCGCTTCGACGTGTGCCAGGGGGATGCCCAGCTTCGACGTCACCAACGCCGCCGCGATGGTGCTGTTCACGTCGCCCACCACGGAGACGAGCGCCGGAGGGTGGGCCAGGAAAACCTTTTCCAGCTCCACCATCATGCGTGCCGTCTGCTGCGCATGGCTGCCCGACCCGATACCCAGATGGACGTCCGGGGCAGGCAGGCCGAGGTCGGCGAAGAACACGTCGCTCATCTTGGCGTCGTAGTGTTGCCCCGTGTGGACAAGGATTTGCTCCAGGGGAGTCCGCTCGGCGATGGCGCGATAGATGGGCGCGACCTTCATGAAGTTCGGACGCGCCCCAACGATATGAATGACCTTCTTCATGTTGCGACCAAAGCTAGGCACTGGAGCCGCGCTGGCCAGTGTCCCATGATGCGAATGTCCAATCCCGGGGGCCGGCAATCGTCGCGAACCTGATAGACGGAGGGGTCATGCAATCTTGCCGGACCGTTGCAGTCATTCCCGCCCGACATGCCAGCACCCGCTTCCCGGGCAAGCCGCTGGCAATCATCGCCGGCCGAACAATGATTGAGCACGTCTGGCGCCGCTGTCAGGAGGCCCAGGCCTTCGACGAGGTGTGGGTTGCCACCGATGACGACCGCATTCGCGCCGCCGTGGAGGGCTTTGGCGGCAAGGCGGTGATGACCAGCCCCGCCTGCGCCACGGGGACGGACCGGGTCGCCGAGGTGGCGCTCGGCCGTCCAGACATCGACATCTGGGTGAACGTCCAGGGGGACGAGCCCCTGGTGGACCCCGCCGCGCTCCAGCGGCTGGCGGGCCTCTTCCAGGACGCGTCCGTGCGGATGGGCACCCTGGTCCGCCCGCTCGAAGCGGACGAAGCCGCCAGCCCGCACGTGGTGAAGGCGGTGCTCGCGCTCAACGGCGACGCGCTCTACTTCAGCCGCAGCCTGGTCCCCCACGCCCGCGAGCCGGGCACGCCCGTCCAGCGCTGGGGCCACATTGGCCTCTACGGCTACCGGCGCGAGGTGCTGCTGTCGCTGGCGAAGCTGGCGCCCACGCCGCTGGAGGACGCGGAGAAGCTGGAGCAGCTCCGCGCGCTGGAGCACGGCATCCCCATCCGCTGCGCGAAGGTCACCTCGCACACGGTGGCCGTCGACCTCCCCGGTGACGTGGAGAAGGTGGAGGCCCTCATGCGCGCGCGGGGAGGCTGACCATGGGCTTCCTCAAGAACGTGTTCGGCGGTGGCGCGGCGAAGGCGGGCGCGGAGCCCCCCGCGCCTGACGCGGCGACCACGACCGCGCCAGCCACCTCCGCCCCGCCCGGAGCGGGAACCACGGTCCCCGCCGCCGGCCCAGCGGGCGCGCCCCATGCCGCCGAGGCGCGGGAGCATGCTCCCGCGGAAGCCCCCCGGCCCGAAGCCGCCCCGAAACCACCCGCGCCTCCGAAACCGCAGCGCGCGCAAGAGACCCGCAAGCAGCAGGAGGACGAGGACATGGAGGGCGTTCAGCGGCTGTTGTCGCGCAAGGTGGAGCGGGTGCTGGAGCAGCTGGGAACGCTCGCCACGCGGGCGCGCTCGGGTGAAGAAGTCCCCACCATCACCGTCACGCTCCACCTGGCCCACGGTCATTCGATGACGGGCGAGGTGGTGGACTACGTGCCCCGCGAATCGGTGCTGATGGCCCTGGGCAAGGAGGGGCTGCGCCGCTCGGAGTCGGTGGCCTACGTGGACCTGTCCACGGTGGTGGCGGTGGCGGTAGGCAACGCGGAGAAGCTGCTGGAG is a genomic window of Myxococcus virescens containing:
- a CDS encoding RluA family pseudouridine synthase, with the translated sequence MHSAPQEEAPEGYVDIRYVVEPNYAGWRLDEYLGEKLRRMTRERLQGVILRGVICEERRLKPSTPVYPGLAFRIRRRASEEPDTPTELPVVFQDDWLLVLDKPAGLPIHPTARYHKGTLVTLLRERFGERFAEPAHRLDRETSGLVVCGRTTESCRVLGRLFVSRDVHKEYLALCEGHPPEDTFTVDAPIAEGTELIRIAVRIDPVEGKESRTRFQVLQRFTWDGAPFALLRCFPETGRQHQIRIHLRHAGFPLVGDKMYGPDPGYFDRFSKRCLEPEAWPRLRLPRQALHAARIAFPHPGSGQAVAFEAPLPADLTDFIEGRPVALPA
- the wecB gene encoding non-hydrolyzing UDP-N-acetylglucosamine 2-epimerase: MKKVIHIVGARPNFMKVAPIYRAIAERTPLEQILVHTGQHYDAKMSDVFFADLGLPAPDVHLGIGSGSHAQQTARMMVELEKVFLAHPPALVSVVGDVNSTIAAALVTSKLGIPLAHVEAGLRSYSPHQPEEINRLVTDRLSDLLLTPSRDADANLLKEGTDPARIHFVGNVMIDSLFASREKADKLPLLKDLGLIPHGYAVCTLHRPSNVDDPKILGGLLSAVAHVATRLPVIFPVHPRTRKVISEHGLNTWFERTPNLRPVEPMGYLDFLALTSKARLVLTDSGGLQEETTAMGIPCLTLREQTERPITVEEGSNEVVGTDPVRIRLAADRVLDGEGKQGRVPEFWDGRAAERIADLFASFLGVEDRPIQAASA
- the kdsB gene encoding 3-deoxy-manno-octulosonate cytidylyltransferase produces the protein MQSCRTVAVIPARHASTRFPGKPLAIIAGRTMIEHVWRRCQEAQAFDEVWVATDDDRIRAAVEGFGGKAVMTSPACATGTDRVAEVALGRPDIDIWVNVQGDEPLVDPAALQRLAGLFQDASVRMGTLVRPLEADEAASPHVVKAVLALNGDALYFSRSLVPHAREPGTPVQRWGHIGLYGYRREVLLSLAKLAPTPLEDAEKLEQLRALEHGIPIRCAKVTSHTVAVDLPGDVEKVEALMRARGG